One stretch of Eretmochelys imbricata isolate rEreImb1 chromosome 1, rEreImb1.hap1, whole genome shotgun sequence DNA includes these proteins:
- the LOC144279587 gene encoding olfactory receptor 52K1-like — protein MESGLLLAMAFDRYVAICNPLRYATILNNSMIAKIRLAALVWAVLFMVPLPFLVRRLPFCQSHVISHCCCHHMAVAKLACASTMINNIYGIIVALFIVGLDLLFIVLSYIKILRTVLSLASQEEQLKAFGTCASRLCAILVVYVPGVLSSVTHRFSHQIAPYVHVLMGTFYLLFPPMMNPIVYGVKTKQIRDRVLLLFRRKNF, from the coding sequence ATGGAGTCTGGTCTGCTGCTGGCCATGGCCTTCGACAGGTACGTGGCCATCTGCAACCCCCTGAGATATGCCACCATCCTGAACAATTCAATGATAGCAAAGATCAGGTTGGCGGCTTTGGTCTGGGCTGTTCTGTTCATGGTCCCTCTGCCCTTCCTCGTCAGGAGGCTGCCATTCTGCCAGTCCCATGTCATCTCCCATTGCTGCTGCCATCACATGGCTGTGGCGAAGCTGGCTTGTGCCAGCACTATGATCAATAACATCTATGGGATCATCGTAGCTCTCTTCATTGTGGGGCTGGATCTGCTGTTCATCGTCCTGTCATACATCAAGATCCTAAGGACTGTCTTAAGTCTGGCGTCCCAGGAAGAGCAGCTCAAGGCTTTCGGCACCTGTGCTTCCCGCCTTTGCGCCATCTTAGTGGTCTATGTACCAGGGGTTCTCTCTTCAGTAACTCACAGGTTCAGCCACCAAATCGCCCCGTACGTACATGTCCTGATGGGCACTTTCTacctcctctttcctcccatGATGAACCCCATCGTGTACGGTGTGAAAACCAAACAGATTCGTGACCGGGTGCTTCTGCTGTTCCGAAGGAAAAACTTCTAG
- the LOC144279598 gene encoding olfactory receptor 52K1-like yields the protein MPQEDNLSGSNGTGSDPSVFFLTGIPGLEALHPWISIPFCSMFTVALLGNFTLLYVIKTEPSLHQPMFYFLVMLAIIDLVLSTTTVPKILSIFWFNSREISFNACLVQMFFIHSFSIMESAVLLAIAFDRYVAICNPLRYATILTNSVIAKIGLAALARAILLMVPLPFLLRRLPYCGSHVISHCYCEHMALVKLACTDTRVNNVYGIMVLLFIAGLDLMFISLSYVNILRAVLSLASKKEQLKAFGTSGSHLCAILAFYSPVVLSSTIHRFGRHFAPHVHILLANFYLLFPPMMNPIVYGVKTKQIRDRVLLLFRGKSF from the coding sequence ATGCCACAAGAAGATAATCTGTCAGGTTCCAATGGTACAGGCTCTGATCCGTCAGTGTTCTTCCTGACGGGCATCCCGGGGCTGGAAGCTCTGCACccctggatctccatccccttctgctcAATGTTCACCGTGGCACTTCTAGGAAACTTCACCCTCTTGTATGTTATCAAGACAGAGCCCTCCCTCCATCAGCCCATGTTCTATTTCCTTGTCATGCTGGCCATCATCGACTTGGTTTTATCCACTACCACCGTGCCGAAAAtactgagcatcttctggtttaATTCCAGGGAGATCAGCTTTAATGCCTGCCTGGTGCAGATGTTTTTCATTCACTCATTCTCCATCATGGAGTCTGCTGTACTGCTGGCCATAGCCTTCGACAGGTACGTGGCCATCTGCAACCCCCTGAGATATGCCACCATCCTGACCAATTCAGTGATAGCAAAGATCGGGCTGGCAGCTTTGGCCCGAGCTATACTGCTAATGgtccctctgcccttcctcctcAGGAGGTTGCCCTACTGCGGGTCCCACGTCATCTCTCATTGCTACTGTGAGCACATGGCCTTGGTGAAGCTGGCCTGTACCGACACCAGGGTTAATAATGTCTATGGGATCATGGTACTTCTCTTCATTGCGGGGCTGGATCTGATGTTCATCTCCCTATCGTATGTCAACATCCTAAGGGCTGTCTTAAGCCTGGCATCCAAGAAAGAGCAGCTCAAGGCTTTCGGCACCTCTGGCTCCCACCTTTGCGCCATCTTAGCATTCTACAGCCCTGTGGTCCTCTCCTCAACAATACACAGGTTCGGGCGCCATTTCGCCCCACACGTACACATCCTGCTGGCCAATTTCTacctcctctttcctcccatGATGAACCCCATCGTGTACGGTGTGAAAACCAAACAGATTCGTGACCGGGTGCTTCTCCTGTTCCGAGGGAAAAGCTTCTAG
- the LOC144279608 gene encoding olfactory receptor 52K1-like, whose protein sequence is MPQQDNLSGSNGTGSDPSVFFLTGIPGLEALHLWISIPFSSVFTMILLGNCTLLYVIKTEPSLHKPMFYFLAMLTVINLVLSTTTVPKILSIFWFNSREISFNACLVQMFFIHSMSMMESALLLAMAFDRYVAICNPLRYATILTNSMIAKIGLAALARAVLFMVPLPFLVRRLPFCQSHVISHCCCDHMAVAKLACASTMINNIYGIIVALFIVGLDLLFIVLSYIKILRTVLSLASKEEQLKAFGTCVSHLCAILVVYVPGVLSSVTHRFSHQIAPYVHVLMGTFYLLFPPMMNPIVYGVKTKQIRDRVLLLFRRKNF, encoded by the coding sequence ATGCCACAACAAGACAACCTGTCAGGTTCCAACGGCACAGGCTCTGATCCATCAGTGTTCTTCCTGACGGGCATCCCGGGGCTGGAAGCTCTGCAcctctggatctccatccccttctcctcAGTGTTCACCATGATCCTTCTAGGAAACTGCACCCTCTTGTATGTTATCAAGACAGAGCCCTCCTTACACAAGCCCATGTTCTATTTCCTCGCCATGCTGACCGTCATCAACCTGGTTTTATCTACAACCACCGTGCCGAAAAtactgagcatcttctggtttaATTCCAGGGAGATCAGCTTTAATGCCTGCCTGGTGCAGATGTTTTTCATTCACTCAATGTCCatgatggagtctgctctgctaCTGGCCATGGCCTTTGACAGATACGTGGCCATCTGCAACCCCCTGAGATATGCCACCATCCTGACCAATTCAATGATAGCGAAGATCGGGTTGGCGGCTTTGGCCCGGGCTGTTCTGTTCATGGTCCCTCTGCCCTTCCTCGTCAGGAGGCTGCCATTCTGCCAGTCCCATGTCATCTCCCATTGCTGCTGCGATCACATGGCTGTGGCAAAGCTGGCTTGTGCCAGCACTATGATCAATAACATCTATGGGATCATTGTAGCTCTCTTCATTGTGGGGCTGGATCTGCTGTTCATCGTCCTGTCATACATCAAGATCCTAAGGACTGTCTTAAGCCTGGCATCCAAGGAAGAGCAGCTCAAGGCTTTCGGCACCTGTGTTTCCCACCTTTGCGCCATCTTAGTGGTCTATGTACCAGGGGTTCTCTCTTCAGTAACTCACAGGTTCAGCCACCAAATCGCCCCGTACGTACATGTCCTGATGGGCACTTTCTacctcctctttcctcccatGATGAACCCCATCGTGTACGGTGTGAAAACCAAACAGATTCGTGACCGGGTGCTTCTGCTGTTTCGAAGGAAAAACTTCTAA
- the LOC144279618 gene encoding olfactory receptor 52K1-like — MLLQGNLSAPNGTGSDPSVFFLTGIPGLEALHPWISIPFCSMFTVALLGNFTLLYVIKTEPSLHQPMFYFLAMLAVIDLGLSTTTVPKILSIFWFNSREISFNACLVQMFFLHSFSTLESTLLLAMAFDRYVAICNPLRYATILTNSVIAKIGLAALARAVLLVVPLPFLVRRLPYCGSHVISHCYCEHMAMVKLACADTRVNNVYGIMVVLFIVGLDLLFISLSYVNILRAVLSLASKEEQLKAFGTCGSHLCAILVFYIPVVLSSTIHRFGRHFAPHVHILLANFYLLFPPMMNPIVYGVKTKQIRHRVLLLFRGKSF; from the coding sequence ATGCTCCTGCAGGGCAACCTGTCAGCTCCTAACGGCACAGGCTCTGATCCATCAGTGTTCTTCCTGACGGGCATCCCAGGACTGGAAGCCCTGCACccctggatctccatccccttctgctcAATGTTCACCGTGGCCCTTCTAGGAAACTTCACTCTCTTGTATGTTATCAAGACAGAGCCCTCCCTCCATCAGCCCATGTTCTATTTCCTCGCCATGCTGGCCGTTATCGACCTGGGTTTATCCACAACCACCGTGCCGAAAAtactgagcatcttctggtttaATTCCAGGGAGATCAGCTTTAACGCCTGCCTGGTGCAGATGTTTTTCCTTCACTCGTTCTCCACCCTGGAGTCTACTCTGCTGCTGGCCATGGCCTTCGACAGATACGTGGCCATCTGCAACCCCCTGAGGTATGCCACCATCCTGACCAATTCAGTGATAGCAAAGATCGGGCTGGCAGCTTTGGCCCGGGCTGTTCTGCTAGtggtccccctccccttcctcgtCAGGAGGCTGCCCTACTGCGGGTCCCACGTCATCTCTCATTGCTACTGTGAGCACATGGCCatggtgaagctggcctgtgcTGACACCAGGGTCAATAATGTCTATGGGATCATGGTAGTTCTCTTTATTGTGGGGCTGGATCTGTTGTTCATCTCCCTATCGTATGTCAACATCCTAAGGGCTGTCTTAAGCCTGGCATCCAAGGAAGAGCAGCTCAAGGCTTTCGGCACCTGTGGCTCCCACCTTTGCGCCATCTTAGTATTCTACATCCCCGTGGTCCTCTCCTCAACAATACACAGGTTCGGGCGCCATTTCGCCCCACACGTACACATCCTGCTGGCCAATTTCTacctcctctttcctcccatGATGAACCCCATCGTGTACGGTGTGAAAACCAAACAGATTCGTCACCGGGTGCTTCTCCTGTTCCGAGGGAAAAGCTTCTAG